The Periophthalmus magnuspinnatus isolate fPerMag1 chromosome 15, fPerMag1.2.pri, whole genome shotgun sequence genomic sequence GTGTAGGACGCTACATTATAACAACTACACAAAATAGGCAACACAACTCAAGGGACAGAAGCAAAGCCTTTTCTTGTGTAACTGAACTGTCAAACTAATATAAGATGAAAGCCTAAAGTGGATATTCTGTAGCTTACATGCACTGGGCCTAGACATTTCCAATTAAAGCCAAAATCAGGTTTTGattaattgaaaaaataaaagaaagccTCAACCACATGAAAAGATGTCAGGTTTACATTAAAGATAACTGTGTGTGCAGTGACCACAGCCTGTaaactgtgtctgtggagtCTATGACACTCATCACACAAATGGCATTCTGTCAAACAGGTTGTGAAAAGATAAGTGCACCAGTTCCTGAGCAGTTTTGGTGCATGTTGTCCAGATGTGCGGGCTTTAGAGGAACATGTTCTCAGAATTGTTTATACGTGTCCTCATGAGAAGTCCTTGACTATGAAGTAACGTTCCCAATGACTTCCTGCAGAAATACATAGACTggtacacaaaacaacacataaagAAAGTGTGCTAGTGTTTTAGTTATTTGATACAACATTCACGTTCATTTGTGGCTTAAAGAAAGAACAACTCCTGGCACTTGTCCAGAGTAAAGCCTCGGCTCCGCGCACTGCGGCGCATTTGCAACCAAATAAAGATCTCCTTTGACAAGCCCCTGCCAGGCCATTACCGCTACAACAAACATCCACTGTGAGATTGACAACTTCATCCCAGATGTTAATGCTTCCTGCTCTTCCCTTCATAAAGGCCGTGTGGCGCAAACAAGAAGATGAAAAACAGCTTCAAATGCGTGAAAAGTGCGCACGCCTTACCCCGCTTCACACGAGCCTCTTGGTGATGATTATTAATCATGAATCGATCGTCAGGATACAGTGGTTAGCGTGGAGGACTTCTGTGCAGCCAATCGTAAAGTCTCTGCAGAGTCAGAGCAGTGGCAGGAGGCGGGCCGCTAAACGGACTCACCCCGAGCGCAGCGTCACATCCCGGGGGCCGAGCCAAGAGTCAAGAGCCGAGAGCCGAGAGCCGGGCTGAGACCCGAGCTGAGAGTCGAGCCCAGAGCCGAGCCAAGAGCCGGGCCCAGAGCCGAGTCAAGAGCTGAGAGCCGAGCCCAGAGCCGGGCCAAGTGCGCGCAATAAAGCTCACTTTAGGACAAAATACGTTCTGTAAATAGAAATAAACCTAACGGATGATAAGTTGTCTTTTCGGGTTTAAAAGTAACATGACATTGGTAAAATGACTTTCTGAACGAGGCAATTGTCATCCCACAACCAGGAATTTGACTCCAGCTGTTTAAACAAGTCACAAGGCTTCTGCAGAGGGCTTTATATAATTTGGCACAACAATTTGGCAGACAACATGTTGATCAAAGAATCTCTGTTGATATAACTCACTTTATCCAAATCTGTGCCTCTGAGTCTCTGTGGCCGGAGAATTAGTGATGCAATGATTCCAGATGTGGAACAAGTGGGACCTAGCAACTGTTAGTAAACAAAGTACTGGTTTGACAAAATTCATTTAGCATGTCTCTATACATGgtagagtttaaaaaaagaaaagacaaaaatgtttagaataaaaaaacatgaaaaagtttAGAATTTATACACAAACAAGGACTAGGGTGTACATTAAATTTAATTGTTACAAATACAACTGTATGAATGCTTTAATTAATAGACAATTGTGGCATTaatataaaaagtgaaataaataaatgtcaaagtTCACTCACATATAACTTCAGACTAATCTTTAGACTGTTGCCCCACACGCCAAAGGTATAACAGCGGCAGGCTCAGAAAGGAGGCCCAGGGCAAGAagactcacatgggccccctctaatataaattaatagcaGGAGGGtttgggcccctaagaccctgagGCCCAGGACAACAAACCCCTTTGTCCTTTCTGCTGACTCCCCTCAACAGTGGTGTAAGTCATGTTGAGTCTGAAGCTTCTCCTTAACACTGATCCTAACAGCACTGTCAGAGCCGTCACAAAAATCTGCAAACAGTCAGTTATCATTTGATTTCATACAATGTAGACAATCATCATTCAGAAGAATTGACACAAACTGAAGCTTAAATGTTCCGTGTGGACAAACACTGGTTGACCACTTCCAATAGTGATGAGTTCTCCAATGCTGCTGCCACTCTTTCTTTGTCAGCAAGTTGTTTGTTTActgcattacaacaaaaaaagtcaTGTTTCATTCTTCTCATAAATGCACAGATGTTCATAAATGCACAGTAAGAGAATATGCAgattttggtcttgtttttgaCGTACCTGCATCCTCTGAGGCGTGAGATCCAGGTGTGATGTGGACATCAATCTAAACAGAGACagcagttaaaaaaataaaataaaaaaagaggaaatgatGCATCTgtgttgtcattattattgttaatgtgCACAAACTTTAAATCTGTCTGGTAGTGAGCGCAGCAGCTTGACTTTAATAGACAGTCCAATAAGTGTTGCCATACTGCAGTGAGGGATTGTGGGCGTGAACTCAATGCCAACAGTGTTCCCTGGATCATCCACCTGAGAGAAGGCGAGAGAAACAAACATATACTTTTCCATAACATCATTCATCGGGCTTAGTGATATACAAAGTCTGTAAAAAACCTTTGCCCAGCTGATAGAATTCAAGCTTCTTTTTTCTATGAACTCTGCCTGCATGACTATACACAGACAGAGACTCTATAAGATTCAGacctagggctgggcaatatggcaattaaaaaaaataactgtgaCGTGATCCTGAGATAATCTACAAACTTGATGAGATTGTTATATCGTAATTCAGTGATTTTatgtttaaagcagctctaTTCTAAAATAGGCCTATACACTTTTCCACACACACTCCTTTTTATGgtcatctatgttataatgttgtttcttcatcaaaaacagacttgttttgtttcatctattcttgtttaacacacagatgctgcatatttttgctgtgttcttctctcatacAGAAGACTCTGAttcacctcgtgatgtcatgtggtaatacaggaaatgctccactgtatacacctccactagaatcacCAGGATAATTTCTCCCCCAgaattacaaaaaagtaaaaggtagctcttaccttgaaaactactgcttcatgacatcacaaggtggaaaagagcattttgaggtttggagagatagacagactaataataaaaggttactcaaacgtgtgattgaaacaaaacacaggtatgtgatgaggtaacagcattctgacatggcttaaagcgcacaagagtcaagttggtgcaatataggacctttcagcaatcacagtgaagtgtgaacgcTCAGAAGTTCAACTTGAGGGCAAATAAAAAGATAGTAATTGCATGAATTatgataaaatctaaattgagATATCAgctctaaaaatatatatatattttttatcatattgCCCACCTCCATTCAGGATATTTTCAGTGATTTACAGAGATACTTACTTTGACTCGGACTTGCTCCACCACATTGAGTTCTTCCAGAGACAGAGGATGCTCTGGGTCATTGATGGATCTGATCAAATGTAACTTGTAATATTAAGGAAACAACTTTGTAGTTTCAAAAGTTTACCCGCAAAAATGAATTATGCACATCCTTAGTATACTATTTAGAGCTAAGGTTGTTAAGAGTTTCtccttacaaaacaaaaaacttaaataaaatagaacattTGAAGTGATGTTGCCCAAAGAGCTCAAGGATATCAAATATTTCTCTCTCATCTATCGGGTCGTGCACGTCTTCATCCTCCTCCGACGCCGTCAACAGTCGCTCCCCGGACCGCTGGAATATCACAGGATTGGCGTTTTCTAACCGATTAGACATTTTTAGCCGGTTTATAACTTAATcaatgtgctaaaaataaaaagtgcgcATCAAAATGAACGGAATTTCACAACAAGCTCACTTCCGGTGAACGGACTTCTTCGCGCCACATTCTAGCTGTCTGCTCGCGCCAACAGACTCAACACTCCCCCTGGTGGTGACACGTGTAGCGGTTTACAGAGATATTACAATTGCAATGCGGTGTGGGAGAgttgtggttgtgtttattATAGACACGACTTAATCTGTTTACTAACCAGCAAAAATAAGAATAGGGTAAgtataaaaaagtattattcAGCCTATATTAACCTGATGCACATAGTTATACTTTAAATTGCCTTGTAATGTTGACGGTGACAATGTGCTTTTTCTTGTTGTTCCTGCTTTGGACAGCAGATGGCCCTAGCAGCACATTTCACACACTGCCATCTGCAACTGCTAGATCTAAAATGGGATTAATAATAGCATTTCTGTCAGTgcagtatttacatttttcctctatactaatatttttttcttgtggtTATAACAAAGCATGCCATTTATAGGTCtatgattttcaaaacaatgtagttgcagttatttattttccattcaATATAGGCTCACaatacagaaacagaaacacataCAGGGTAAAACAAAATTGTGCAAAGGTTTTGAGATAAATTGATGAACATAGACAtaaccaacaacaacaagtaaCGAACCATACCTCCcactcaaaaaaaacaactaagaTCTTTGtcttgaaagtaaaaaaaaaaaaaaaaaaaaaatcaatacttgCTTTCAAAATTCCCTGCACAGTTTAGAAAAGTTTAGTTTCATCACACAGCTTGACCATTGGGGCCATTTATTTCTGGACCTCAGCTCAGTCAAGCATGGCCGGACAAGACCAAGAGatggctttttttttaagtacatcAGGGTATGTCAGATACTGAGGAGATGCCTTGACTCTTTCATGTAACTACGCAGCTCTGTTTTATATTGACTGACAAACACTGAAGTAGAAGCAGCCATGTGGGTGGGCACCTCTGAGCACATAACACCACATCGAAAACCTTTTTGATGTTTTCACTGCAAAATCTTGCTTTTGCCTCTGCCGTGCCGTGGATAAACTCCCTGAATTCCCTGAAGGATGTTAAGGtctgtttttataatatatttatttctttcattGTACAACCCGGAGCCACTGGGACTATGGGAATTATCCTTTAAAGCCATAGCTGTGGAGCCTTTGAACAGTCACCTGCTGTCAGATCATTGTGTGCACCGAGGGCCATTTCAAAACAGACAGGTTTCAGATAAGAAAGGCACTGTTTGCATTCAAAGCTGAAATGCTTCGTGTAACAGCGGAGAATGAaagttatataaaatgtgactaaaatgCTACTCTTTGGCATGTCATTTCAAACTGCAGACTGCGAGACAACTCTGGCTCCTtgcatcctcctcttctcttcatgTAAAGTTCCTCTCAAACCTCAGTATCTTTCCTTTCCCTCCTCGGCACACGTCCAACGCTCTGAACCTGGCCCCAATTTTAtctgaaaaacatccagtatgagATGTCCCTCTGATGTACTCATCCCGAACCCATCTCTATCTCTAAAACAGAACTTCAGCATCTTCAGTCCATGTTATTACCACCGCTGGCCTGTCTCACCACTGTcaagcatgttttgtttgtttgttttttcttccatgGAAAATTATATAAAACCTGTAACGTATCTATGCGTGTATGTTgtgttaaagggcccgtgttacactattttctgttataatgttgtttatccGCActtgtttaacgcacaaaccctgcatatcttggctgagttcttctctcagacagaaaacactctattccaccctgtgatgtcatcatgtggtaatacaggaagtgctctactgtgtttttaaactctgtacgccttcgctagaatcatttggatcatttcagccctggaatgttTAAGCTCtactaaataaaagataaacgatggctgttaactggaaaactagcacttcatgacatcacaaggtgcaacagagcattttgagctttgcagatctAAACGGAATAATCATAAagagttactgaaacatgtgagaatgatgCAAAACActactctgggtatgtttttgagcaggacaCTACATTATAACTCTGCTTAAAGCTcctaagaatccattttgtgtcaaacaggacctttaaagagttCATATCACAGAGCACATATACGCTGCATTtcacacctgcttgtctacgcCTCTTCTTGTCCTCGCAGTATGTACAGTGAAAACTATACAGTCTTTTGCAAAATGTGCTAGCCTTCCGTACCCAATTACTCATATGCAGCAGTTTGATGGACGGGACGTATTGTTTTACTCTGACTCATTGGCTTTAGATGGAAAATGGAGATAAATGTACAATGTTGCCTTTTAAGTAAAGTCATATTGACCAAAAAACACCTTGAGGACTTAAGGGACATTAACAGATCCAGATAAAAGCTTCATGTTAGATTACGTATCTTTATCCAGCGATAAATCCTTACTTTAATAAtgatttaatatttatcatactTAGCCACTCACTACTCTCTCATTAAGTCAGAACCCCGTTGGATCGATGACAGCGGTGCTCTGATTGCTATCTCACTCATTGGGctgaaaaatcacattcattaaAACGCTATCGATGATTTAGAATGCAACCTTTGGCGCCGCTCAGACTGGCCTTAGACCTCTATCAAGACAGAGATGGGGAGTTAGTTAACTTTTCAGGCAAAATAGAGCAGATTGTAATTTGTTTTGTCTAAGCACAGCTGCACTCATTTGGCGTGACTTTGTGAAATCCCTTAAGGTTCGGTTTATATTTTAGCTCTTGTATTGtggttattgttttcattgtaacTCTTTGTTTGTCTTAAAGCCAGATCTCCGTTGTAATAAATGTACAATCACCTCGCACCTCGCCGGGGCACTGCCTGTGTTAAAGTGCCCGGCCACACCTCAAACCCACAGTTGGCATGTAAAATACGGACACTATGCATTATGTATTGGTGTCTAGTGGGCATCCATTGTGTGCCGTGCATGCTGTTTTATGTCTTCCAATACAGgttgaataataaaaagtaatgaaTTCTGCTTCTTTATGCTCACGCCTCTAGTGTTTCTCGCAGGTGTTGACAAGTGTTTGTTGCAGAAATGGTTCGTATTTATTGCATCAACTTCATATTTTCATATCGTTTTTatcactgtttttgtttctcGGTTGTAAGAACAAAACAAGTATTGGTTAAGTTTTAATGGCATTTTGGAGAAATGTCAGTCATGGGGCAAGTATGGAAGGATTTTTTTATGAGAATCTCCAACAAAGTGAGGACACGGTATCAGAACTAGAGGAACATGAGATCAGTGAAACATTTCCAAAGAATTGTGAGacatgtttttgctgttgtcaAGTCTGCAAATACATCTGGAttcattattgttttttcttgtgcGTGTGTATCTAAAGCAGACGTATTTTTAAAGTCAACTTgtcagagtttttaaccatattatagttgtttccttctcatttaccaagttgtttttggagtgatttgtgcatgtttaagcagggccggctctagctttcagggggccctaagctgaatttgtctctggggcctcTCACAGCGGATCCCTCCcggctcagctgttggtgattcacatttgacaacattatgactctgctctcatcgccttgaccagttgtatttgtgtttatacgaccaacatcagactgaaaacatccagaatgtcacaactaccacagtcacaagaacagaacacaaacatataaggaaggtcaagtttaaaaaaaaattctagacattttttcttcatttctggtgggttttaatgtgttccaaAGGCAATAGTGggtttaaatttacattatgtcgtgtccttgcaccggtgtaaacacagagctgccctcacctctgcccgactcaaaaacaaatgtagcagcagcagatattttgcaactatagatataaaacaactgtaaatgttttagagggatatttatgctgctggtaacacacaagccctgtgtccaataaaagttgatatattttattattttcaatgggctcttgggggccctctggtggccttggggctCTAAGCAGTGTTTGAGCAATTTATACTCGCTTATTTTCAACACACCATATTGTCAATCAACTCCTGTTCTCACCGCCACCAGtgcacacccactgctctgtacttacttcgttctccagttttattttcttaattggtgatacacgcAAGAGTCGGCAGCGTTGCGtggtcattttagtacaaattaaaaaagcaGCGAGCATAATCTGTTGTTATCCATAGGAGCGGCTGACtgctccacggctctttgttgtgatgacgtttatggtgacgtcagctcccattgggcactgacGCAAAaatcagcggatttgtttcttttaataattagttttggatgaatattgcgatttaaaatgcacagactataacataatgatccgtgggtgtcagagattataactatatagcagacacaaacgCAATAGCTcttcttaaataaataacatttcatTTCAATATTAGATTTGACGGTAATGGATCCATAGGGAACTGTACATTTGGCAGCGCTCATTGCCATTGCAGAGACTTCCATCTATTATACAAACAAGTGGCGCATAGCAAAAGAGTATAGCATTTCTCCTCTCATTTTTTCAGGGTCATTTCCAAGTTTGGATGAAACAGAAtaatgtattgattttttttgcatagCTTCACAAAAGAGTGTGAACATGGTAACTCCACTGAAATATGGCACAGTGGAAGGAAGGAGCACCACCTGCTGAAGTGATTAGCATGAGCACACACAAACCACAGCGATGCTTTTGATTCCTCCTCACACCTGTGACTTTATCTAGACACACAGAGCTCCATTACATGTGTCTCTACATGTGTTAGTTTAGTTTGATGACATTGTTATCGTCCACGCTAATTAATAGGTGACAATACTGTTTGGCCTGTCAAGATAATTACTTGATCAACTTATCgttattattatgaatatttatcatttgtatagtttctttgcaaaagtggagatttttgcttttttttgttgcaacacaaaaaaaagattagCTGTTGATGGTTGAAAAAGTGAGTTCTTTTTGTGACTTCTCATTTGTTGCAGCTCTTGTTTTAATGagtctgtatttttaaatacttgTTTACTGGCATAATAATAGctttactgttattgtgtcagtggcataaagtagtttcagttcaacatccaacagatcagtgtgcggatgcaaaacaactttcttcagctaaactcagacacaaagtcatcatctttggccacagaaacatagagaaagtgttagcagtcagctccattctctctctaaaatcttcaaatcaggctagatatctagaggtaataatggactcagtcTTGatctttaacagccacatcaaatcaataacatctgcagatttttactatctaaaaaaacattgcaaaaatcaaaagtaaactgtcaaaaccagacttagagagacttatccatgcatttgtctccagtaggttagacgactgtaacgtcctcctcactggcctctccaaacgagccttaagacagaacagtacatccagaacactgctgctccaGGAACCAGGAACCAGGAACTAGGAAGTACTTCAGACATGCgccctgtgctcaggtctctggctcctgtgactcagagaacagactttaaaacagTTCTGCTTGTGAACAAATCTCTCCATGAACCAGCACCGAAGAACAtgtcccacatgttagtgccacatgaaccgtttcacactctgaggacttcagggaccggcctcctgctggagcccagagtcaggactaaacatggaggatcagcatttcagttttatgcagctaaaacctggaacaatctttgtgaagatgtgagacaggcctctacattgacaatgtttaaatccacactcaaaacagttctgtttagctgtgcatacgactgaaaggtttttattctgcacttttctggtttAATggaaattttatgatgattatttgtgattatttatgttttgatttgtgtggttttaatgtctttcttattctgtaaagcactttgaattactttg encodes the following:
- the ciao2b gene encoding cytosolic iron-sulfur assembly component 2B is translated as MSNRLENANPVIFQRSGERLLTASEEDEDVHDPIDEREIFDLIRSINDPEHPLSLEELNVVEQVRVKVDDPGNTVGIEFTPTIPHCSMATLIGLSIKVKLLRSLPDRFKIDVHITPGSHASEDAVNKQLADKERVAAALENSSLLEVVNQCLSTRNI